One window of Candidatus Zixiibacteriota bacterium genomic DNA carries:
- a CDS encoding DNA polymerase, with protein sequence MTWKTYGTEPPEQIVAIDFESYYDDEVSLRKMSAWSYTRHPQVEPYLISIVGHDFEWVGNPKDFVGWDRLTGKVVVAHNMAFDKLFFDRLKDEGVIPETCRPARFACTADCTAYMRSKRSLQAAVKNFFGEDISKKVRENAKGKTGDELKASPEKWEAMLAYGLDDSRWCRRIAVEKFPEWPAVEQRVSELNRMSADAGIHVDMELLESGIADLEELLFGYGKVIPWYPEEPALSSIAVRAQGRKDGIKVPGSLAKSTPEGEAFYQKYKDEFPWVAAIRHYRSTNALLAKLKTLRDGVRPDGTFPYTSTYFGAHSGRLTAGVKRDSSQDDVGGAFNLYNLPRGEIQGVNLRTMLVPPPGHVFVIADYAQVEARVVLWLSGDTHTIDLIKQGYNVYEAAATKILRREDTKGLKKEDPKTYAFVKATVLGANYNMGGPRFKDTAPVLTGGEFAPDDEEAARAIAQYRAANPAIVGQWHKHQAALMSSAVNGDDTHRVELPSGRWITYYDPVYANVEDKKTGKIRRELLAKQVLGDSARRLYGGKIFENISQSVARDILRDAWVALVDAGYVVNWTVYDEFVIPLPIADDYAEKIADIHRILTTSSPWADGLPLDTEIDIATHYKK encoded by the coding sequence ATGACCTGGAAAACATACGGGACCGAGCCGCCCGAACAAATCGTCGCCATAGACTTCGAGAGTTACTACGACGACGAAGTATCGCTCCGCAAGATGTCCGCGTGGTCCTACACGCGGCACCCGCAGGTAGAGCCCTATCTGATCTCGATCGTGGGCCACGACTTCGAGTGGGTCGGCAACCCGAAAGACTTTGTTGGGTGGGACCGGCTGACAGGCAAGGTCGTCGTGGCCCATAACATGGCCTTCGACAAGCTGTTCTTCGATCGGCTGAAAGACGAAGGCGTTATCCCCGAAACGTGCAGGCCCGCGCGCTTTGCCTGCACCGCGGACTGCACGGCCTACATGCGCTCCAAACGCTCGCTCCAAGCGGCCGTGAAAAACTTCTTCGGGGAGGATATCTCGAAGAAAGTCCGAGAGAATGCCAAGGGAAAAACAGGCGACGAGCTCAAGGCGAGCCCGGAGAAGTGGGAAGCGATGCTGGCTTACGGGCTTGACGATTCCCGTTGGTGTCGCCGAATCGCCGTGGAGAAGTTCCCCGAGTGGCCCGCGGTCGAACAGCGAGTGTCCGAGCTGAACCGGATGTCTGCCGACGCTGGAATTCACGTCGACATGGAGCTGCTGGAGTCGGGCATCGCCGACCTCGAGGAGCTGCTGTTCGGGTATGGCAAGGTGATCCCGTGGTACCCCGAAGAACCTGCGCTGTCCTCCATCGCGGTCAGGGCGCAGGGACGTAAGGACGGGATCAAGGTGCCGGGGTCTCTCGCCAAATCGACTCCGGAGGGCGAGGCCTTCTATCAAAAATACAAGGACGAGTTCCCGTGGGTCGCGGCCATCCGTCACTACCGCTCAACCAACGCCCTGCTCGCGAAGCTGAAGACTTTGCGCGACGGAGTACGGCCCGACGGCACGTTCCCCTACACTTCGACGTACTTTGGTGCCCACAGCGGACGGCTCACCGCCGGCGTCAAGCGGGACAGCTCCCAGGACGACGTCGGGGGTGCCTTCAATCTGTACAATCTTCCGCGCGGGGAAATCCAGGGGGTCAACCTTCGCACCATGCTCGTTCCTCCTCCCGGTCACGTGTTCGTAATCGCGGACTATGCGCAGGTGGAGGCCCGAGTAGTGTTGTGGCTTTCCGGAGACACGCATACGATTGACCTGATCAAGCAGGGGTACAACGTCTATGAGGCCGCAGCCACTAAGATCCTTCGTCGCGAAGACACCAAGGGGCTGAAGAAGGAAGACCCTAAGACCTATGCGTTCGTAAAGGCCACGGTTCTCGGGGCTAATTACAACATGGGAGGGCCCCGGTTCAAGGATACGGCTCCGGTCCTGACCGGCGGGGAGTTCGCCCCCGACGACGAAGAGGCAGCGAGGGCCATTGCTCAGTACCGCGCCGCCAACCCGGCTATTGTCGGGCAGTGGCACAAGCATCAGGCGGCCCTCATGTCGTCCGCCGTCAACGGCGACGACACTCACCGGGTGGAGCTGCCCTCCGGGCGTTGGATCACCTACTACGACCCCGTATACGCGAACGTGGAGGACAAGAAGACTGGAAAGATACGGCGGGAGTTGTTGGCCAAGCAAGTCCTAGGTGATTCTGCCAGAAGACTTTACGGCGGGAAAATTTTTGAAAACATTTCCCAGAGCGTGGCCCGCGACATCCTCCGGGACGCGTGGGTCGCGCTGGTCGACGCCGGGTACGTGGTCAATTGGACCGTCTACGACGAGTTCGTGATTCCGCTTCCGATCGCCGATGACTATGCGGAGAAAATAGCCGACATTCACCGCATCTTAACCACAAGTTCTCCGTGGGCTGACGGGCTGCCCCTGGACACGGAGATTGATATCGCGACCCACTACAAGAAATAG